In Pseudomonadota bacterium, a single window of DNA contains:
- a CDS encoding DUF4115 domain-containing protein, protein MPDPYRPSPPAPGKTPGAVISAAENLSESTASAVGALLQNQRRKMGLSLEHVASELRIRLSYLEALEKGNFKALPGLAYASGFLRAYAAFLRLDGVSLVKKFQDEASAAARQLDLHLPQPDPESTAPGSRTMTVAAAVLVLVCVLWYALSDGDRELAEFVPSPPGTETEQVAQPAPSTETAVADTPAIPTGDPALLSPLPATLQEPPPAHTSRVMIRAQVDSWIEIRDTAGRQLFSGIMKVGEIRPVPEMPRAVLTTGNAGGIALSVDGHDLPSLGPRGKVVRNIPLDADTLKQKYGTQVTP, encoded by the coding sequence ATGCCTGATCCTTATCGCCCCTCCCCCCCAGCACCGGGAAAAACGCCCGGCGCGGTGATTTCCGCAGCGGAAAACCTTTCTGAAAGCACCGCCTCTGCCGTAGGGGCCCTGCTTCAGAACCAGCGGCGGAAAATGGGCCTTTCCCTCGAGCATGTAGCCTCGGAGCTGCGCATCCGCCTGTCCTATCTGGAGGCGCTGGAAAAGGGCAACTTCAAGGCCCTGCCCGGACTGGCCTATGCCTCGGGCTTTCTGCGGGCCTATGCCGCTTTCCTGCGCCTGGACGGCGTGTCGCTGGTCAAAAAATTTCAGGACGAGGCTTCTGCCGCCGCCCGCCAGCTGGACCTGCACCTGCCCCAGCCGGATCCCGAGTCCACAGCCCCTGGCAGCAGGACCATGACCGTGGCCGCCGCCGTCCTGGTCCTTGTCTGCGTCCTGTGGTACGCGCTGTCTGACGGAGACCGGGAACTGGCCGAATTTGTCCCCTCGCCTCCCGGTACAGAAACAGAACAGGTGGCCCAGCCTGCCCCCTCCACCGAAACCGCTGTTGCCGACACTCCGGCAATCCCCACCGGTGACCCTGCACTCCTTTCCCCGCTTCCTGCCACTCTCCAGGAACCACCACCGGCCCACACCTCCCGTGTCATGATTCGTGCCCAGGTGGACAGCTGGATTGAGATCCGCGACACCGCCGGAAGACAGCTGTTCTCGGGCATCATGAAAGTCGGGGAAATCCGCCCGGTGCCGGAAATGCCCCGCGCGGTCCTGACCACAGGCAATGCGGGCGGCATCGCCCTGTCTGTGGATGGCCACGACCTCCCCTCTCTCGGCCCCCGGGGCAAGGTAGTCCGCAACATCCCGCTGGACGCCGACACCCTGAAACAGAAATACGGAACACAGGTAACGCCATGA
- a CDS encoding penicillin-binding protein activator → MLFSVRGLSAALGVLGILAMAACTPTTILPGKGPRQQGAGTGTDGKMKVGLLVPLSGKYRATGQMLLEGAQLALSSPAASGIELLPRNCCATPDQAREEASRLVSDGARVIAGPLLSSSVPAVAGATSRNGIPVLAFSNDPAVAGGNVHIMGFSLDDQVVRMLSFARQRGYTRTIALVPDSPYGQMIAHSLADQPGIRTERFPADSPGIQALTKRLASERQSFDSVLMAASGDTLRQLASFLTYYGVDTRKVRFMGNSQWDNPSLWQEGALRGAWFTAPHPNGWKAFAEQFRSTFGKTPLRLASLSHDAVLVAAEAGDLEKAEGFRGVDGTVRFLPDGRTRRDWSILEIRPEGPAVIDSGESR, encoded by the coding sequence ATGCTGTTTTCCGTCCGGGGCCTGTCTGCCGCATTGGGTGTTCTCGGGATTCTGGCCATGGCGGCCTGTACTCCCACCACCATACTGCCGGGAAAGGGCCCACGGCAACAGGGAGCTGGCACAGGCACAGACGGAAAAATGAAGGTAGGCCTCCTGGTCCCGCTCAGCGGAAAGTACAGGGCGACCGGACAGATGCTGCTTGAGGGAGCCCAGCTGGCCCTGTCTTCTCCTGCAGCATCAGGCATCGAACTGCTGCCCCGCAACTGCTGTGCAACGCCGGACCAGGCGCGCGAGGAAGCTTCCCGGCTGGTCAGCGATGGAGCCCGGGTCATCGCAGGCCCGCTGCTGTCCTCCTCCGTCCCTGCTGTGGCCGGTGCAACGTCCCGCAACGGAATCCCTGTCCTGGCCTTTTCCAACGATCCCGCCGTTGCGGGCGGCAACGTCCACATCATGGGCTTTTCCCTGGACGACCAGGTTGTGCGGATGCTGTCCTTTGCCCGCCAGCGCGGATATACCCGGACCATTGCCCTTGTCCCAGACAGTCCCTACGGGCAGATGATCGCCCACAGCCTTGCGGACCAGCCGGGCATCAGGACCGAGCGCTTTCCGGCGGATTCTCCGGGCATACAGGCCCTGACAAAGCGACTCGCTTCGGAAAGACAATCCTTTGATTCCGTCCTGATGGCTGCCAGCGGCGATACCCTGCGGCAGCTGGCCAGCTTTCTGACGTATTACGGGGTAGACACCCGGAAAGTCCGGTTCATGGGCAACAGCCAGTGGGACAACCCCTCCCTGTGGCAGGAAGGCGCCCTGAGGGGAGCATGGTTTACAGCACCGCACCCCAATGGCTGGAAGGCTTTTGCGGAACAGTTCCGCAGCACCTTTGGAAAAACGCCGCTGCGCCTGGCCAGCCTGTCCCACGATGCCGTCCTGGTTGCCGCTGAAGCCGGAGATCTGGAAAAGGCTGAGGGCTTCAGGGGCGTGGACGGAACTGTCCGGTTCCTGCCCGACGGGCGCACCCGCCGGGACTGGTCCATTCTGGAAATCAGGCCGGAAGGGCCAGCTGTAATTGATTCCGGAGAGAGCCGATAA
- the rsmI gene encoding 16S rRNA (cytidine(1402)-2'-O)-methyltransferase — MPTPSSQTEEPTVPKGRSKADPGLSLVSTPVGNAGDITLRALDVLRTADVIACEDTRVTGSLMARYGIATSLVSYHEHNADRVGPQLLERMKAGQAAALVSDAGTPLVSDPGYRLVQTCIAEQVPITAIPGASAPLTALILSGLPPERFLFAGFLPPKTSARQSVLSELAAVPATLVFFETVPRLADSLRDMASVLGNRPAAVARELTKLFEEVRRGSLEDLAGHYESSGPPKGEIVVVVGPPLKDMAAPLPEEIDRALEEALAGSGVRDAAAQVALALGLPRRQVYERALVLGRKKT; from the coding sequence TTGCCAACTCCTTCTTCACAGACCGAAGAACCTACTGTCCCGAAGGGCAGGAGTAAAGCGGATCCCGGCCTGTCGCTGGTATCTACGCCTGTTGGGAATGCCGGAGATATTACCCTGCGCGCCCTGGATGTCCTGCGCACGGCGGATGTGATCGCCTGCGAGGATACCCGGGTGACGGGAAGCCTGATGGCCCGCTATGGCATTGCCACATCCCTGGTATCATACCACGAGCACAATGCAGACAGGGTGGGACCGCAGCTGCTGGAGCGGATGAAAGCCGGCCAGGCGGCGGCCCTGGTGTCCGACGCGGGAACGCCCTTGGTGTCGGATCCGGGGTACAGGCTGGTCCAGACGTGCATTGCGGAGCAGGTTCCCATAACAGCTATTCCGGGAGCCAGCGCGCCGCTGACCGCCCTGATCCTGTCGGGTCTTCCGCCAGAGCGGTTCCTGTTCGCAGGATTTCTGCCCCCGAAAACCTCTGCCCGGCAGTCGGTGCTGTCAGAGCTGGCGGCTGTTCCGGCTACCCTGGTTTTTTTCGAGACGGTGCCGCGTCTGGCGGACAGCCTGCGCGACATGGCGTCTGTCCTTGGAAACCGGCCAGCGGCCGTGGCCCGCGAACTCACCAAGCTGTTCGAGGAAGTCCGGCGGGGATCCCTGGAGGATCTGGCCGGACATTATGAGTCCAGCGGCCCCCCGAAAGGCGAGATTGTTGTGGTGGTCGGACCGCCCCTGAAGGACATGGCTGCGCCCTTGCCCGAGGAGATCGACCGGGCCCTGGAAGAAGCGCTGGCCGGGTCAGGGGTGCGGGATGCTGCGGCGCAGGTGGCCCTGGCGCTCGGTCTGCCCCGCCGGCAGGTCTATGAGCGGGCCCTGGTCCTGGGGAGGAAAAAAACATGA
- a CDS encoding YraN family protein, producing the protein MSLPLENRRIRGHKSWERGHVSETLCRWALRLKGWRILASRWRTPLGEIDLVARRGNILVMVEVKARPSRVMALEAIHPVQQQRLARAAQVFLAAHPHLADLPVRFDAMLVVPRRWPCHVPDAWHARE; encoded by the coding sequence ATGAGCCTGCCGCTGGAGAATCGCCGGATCAGGGGGCATAAATCGTGGGAACGTGGCCATGTGTCAGAGACCCTGTGCCGCTGGGCGCTCCGTCTGAAGGGATGGCGTATCCTGGCCAGCCGCTGGCGTACTCCCCTTGGGGAGATTGACCTGGTGGCCCGCAGGGGGAACATCCTGGTGATGGTGGAAGTCAAGGCCCGGCCTTCCCGCGTCATGGCGCTGGAGGCCATTCACCCGGTCCAGCAGCAGCGCCTGGCCCGCGCGGCACAGGTTTTTCTGGCGGCCCATCCCCATCTGGCTGACCTGCCTGTGCGCTTTGACGCCATGCTGGTTGTGCCGCGCCGCTGGCCCTGTCATGTGCCGGATGCCTGGCACGCAAGGGAATAG
- the pheS gene encoding phenylalanine--tRNA ligase subunit alpha yields the protein MTNMLEALRKETAHSINAASDPAALEEIRVGVLGKRGRITDLMKELGTLSAEERKVRGAALNTVKEEISALLESRKTVLEAQALNQRLEAERIDVTLPVRPSDRGSIHPISQTIEELIAIFADMGFSVAEGPDVETDFNNFTALNMPEWHPARRMHDTFYMPPGPDGQTRVLRTHTSPVQIRTMMSQKPPLRIIVPGRTYRSDSDMTHTPMFHQVEGFVVDEATHMGHLKGCLIEFCRTFFGVPDLPLRFRPSFFPFTEPSAEVDIGCSRKGGELKLGNYGDWLEILGCGMIHPKVLESCGIDSTRYQGFAFGMGIERIAMLKYGIPDLRTFFESDIRWLKHYGFRALDIPSLATGLGGV from the coding sequence ATGACCAATATGCTCGAGGCTCTCCGGAAGGAGACAGCCCATTCCATCAATGCCGCCTCTGATCCCGCCGCGCTGGAGGAAATCCGCGTGGGTGTGCTTGGCAAAAGGGGCCGCATCACGGATCTGATGAAGGAGCTGGGCACCCTGTCAGCCGAGGAACGCAAGGTCCGCGGCGCAGCCCTGAACACCGTGAAGGAGGAAATCTCGGCCCTTCTGGAAAGCCGCAAGACTGTGCTGGAGGCCCAGGCCCTGAACCAGCGGCTGGAGGCCGAGCGTATTGACGTGACCCTGCCTGTACGCCCGTCTGACCGGGGTTCCATCCACCCCATCAGCCAGACCATCGAGGAGCTGATCGCCATCTTCGCCGACATGGGTTTTTCCGTCGCGGAAGGCCCGGACGTGGAGACGGATTTCAACAACTTCACCGCCCTGAACATGCCTGAGTGGCACCCGGCGCGGCGCATGCATGACACCTTCTACATGCCTCCAGGACCGGACGGCCAGACGCGTGTCCTGCGCACCCATACATCACCTGTCCAGATCCGGACCATGATGTCGCAGAAGCCACCTCTGCGGATTATCGTTCCCGGACGAACCTACCGCTCTGACAGCGACATGACCCATACCCCCATGTTCCACCAGGTAGAGGGGTTTGTGGTGGATGAGGCGACGCACATGGGCCACCTGAAGGGATGCCTGATCGAATTCTGCCGGACTTTTTTCGGAGTTCCCGATCTTCCCCTGCGCTTCCGGCCCAGTTTCTTCCCCTTCACCGAACCTTCGGCCGAAGTGGATATCGGCTGCTCCCGCAAGGGGGGTGAACTGAAGCTAGGTAACTACGGCGACTGGCTGGAAATCCTCGGTTGCGGGATGATCCACCCCAAGGTGCTGGAAAGCTGCGGCATTGACTCCACCCGGTACCAGGGTTTTGCCTTCGGTATGGGCATCGAACGCATCGCCATGCTGAAATACGGCATCCCGGACCTGCGCACCTTTTTTGAAAGCGACATCCGCTGGCTGAAGCACTATGGCTTCCGCGCCTTGGATATTCCCAGCCTGGCCACAGGCCTGGGCGGAGTATAA